GAAACGGCTTCAATGGTGCAGACGCGGTACATACTCACATGACAAACTCTCGCTTAACTGACCCAGAGGTCTTAGAGTGGCGCTTTCCTGTATTAGTGGAACAGTTTAGCATTCGGGAGAATAGTGGCGGAAACGGGCAATATCAAGGTGGAAATGGCGTGATCCGTCGCATTAAATTCTTAGAACCCATGACAGCAGCCATTTTATCCGGACGTCGCAAGTTTGCCCCCTTTGGTTTAGCCGGTGGCGAGTTCGGAAAACCTGGACGCAATGCGGTAGAAAGAAAAAATGGAACAGTTGAAGTGTTAGATAGTACAGCGACTGTAGAAATGCAAGCAGGTGAGATTTTTATTATTGAAACCCCAGGCGGTGGGGGATATGGTATGTAGTTTTTTCCTAATTAACTTGGAAGGATTTAAGGCAACTAATTATCATTTCATCAGTGAGGAAGAACTGCTCATTGTTGTAGAAAATCAATCCCGTCTCGCCACTTGTCCACATTGCCAAAAAACAAGGGAGCATGTCAGGTTTGCAAGAAGGGCTAAAAAAGCTGATAATAGAAGGAATCTTTAGGTAAGACTCAGCCATGACTCCTGAAAAACAAGCTCGCCTCAAAACTCATCTCGACGCAATTGCCAAAATCCTATACGAAGAGAGTGAGCCCAGCAGCTTGGAAACCCTAGAAGAGATTGAATTGACAGTTCGAGAAAAAATACAGACTTACGTGAGCCCAGAACTAGGTTTTTTTTATCCGAGAAGTTACGGAAAGTGACCAAGACAGTAGAAAGCGAAAACTAAAAAGTACCTTGGGTGAGTTAGAGATCACGAGACAGCAAGCCTTGAAGCTAGGAGTACTTTCACATCGCAGCGAGTCTCCCCGAGCGGGATGGCGCACGCAAGGTGCTCGAAAAAATGCATCAGGTTCGCCAGAGGTTTAGCCAGAGGTTTATTCGTCTGTGTGTCATGTGGGTCGATGGGGGATATAGCGGTGACGATTTGATGAAAGAGATGATGGATCGCTTTCGATGGGTGATTGAGGTGAGCAAGCGACCTGACGGTGTGAAGGGATTTGTGCTGTTGCCCAAGCGGTGGGTAGTGGAGCGCACGTTTGGCTGGTTCACGTTTTGTCGCCGATTGAGTAAAGACTACGAGGGGTTACCAGAGACCGCTGAAGCTTGGATTTATGTGGCTAATATTCGAGTCATGTTAAGACGGCTAACGTGCTAATTCATACCTACACTCCAGCTTTTCAGACACCCTCTTAAAAGGATTTGGACACGTCAAAGTATTTAAG
The nucleotide sequence above comes from Cyanobacteria bacterium GSL.Bin1. Encoded proteins:
- a CDS encoding transposase; protein product: MHQVRQRFSQRFIRLCVMWVDGGYSGDDLMKEMMDRFRWVIEVSKRPDGVKGFVLLPKRWVVERTFGWFTFCRRLSKDYEGLPETAEAWIYVANIRVMLRRLTC